In Phenylobacterium koreense, one DNA window encodes the following:
- the hisI gene encoding phosphoribosyl-AMP cyclohydrolase — MTQASFPTAPDKAALERGEILSPRFDANGLLAVVATHAETGEVLMFAHMNAEALAQTLELSEAVYFSRSRNEIWHKGATSGQIQKIVEMRIDCDQDCLWIKVLPQGDGGACHVGFRSCFYRVVVEDGRLVERP, encoded by the coding sequence ATGACCCAGGCCAGCTTTCCCACCGCCCCTGACAAGGCCGCCCTCGAGCGCGGCGAAATCCTCAGCCCCCGATTCGACGCTAATGGCCTGCTGGCCGTTGTCGCGACCCACGCCGAGACGGGCGAGGTCCTGATGTTCGCGCACATGAACGCCGAGGCGCTGGCCCAGACCCTGGAGCTGAGCGAGGCGGTCTATTTCAGCCGTTCCCGCAACGAGATCTGGCACAAGGGCGCGACCAGCGGCCAGATCCAGAAGATCGTCGAGATGCGCATCGATTGCGACCAGGACTGCCTGTGGATCAAGGTCTTGCCGCAGGGCGACGGCGGAGCCTGCCACGTCGGGTTCCGCTCCTGCTTCTACCGCGTCGTCGTCGAGGACGGCAGGCTGGTCGAGCGGCCATGA